One window of Candidatus Hydrogenedentota bacterium genomic DNA carries:
- a CDS encoding peptidoglycan DD-metalloendopeptidase family protein: protein MRVENVGLQAYGAASYGSVGASPAPRAFERLLAQAQAAAAPAPAYRVKRGDTLSHIIRQSLREAGQNPSTAELYAAVHKVATANNLVDANVIHPGQTIDLSVILPQMTLASAAAPAPEPPAAPAPEPSPEPASTPEPADPGRSLEEALPLSARATLPERVPAAALTRPASRTSFSAARSGRRGVSRSMGGPAAPHADPTAFQLTAAYSLLDPTLAGFPATPVSRPVRAVPAVPAASSTTPWSALLDTEGRITSDFGPRLDPFTGRPDYHDGIDIAADFGSRIRPAGSGVVTFSGWRPGYGKMVSVRHDDGTETVYGHNAANLVEAGDRVTHESVIALLGNTGRSTGPHVHFEVRVRGRAVDPVQYLSTGQATLQ from the coding sequence ATGCGTGTTGAAAACGTTGGTCTTCAGGCCTATGGGGCCGCTTCTTACGGCAGCGTTGGCGCTTCGCCTGCGCCAAGGGCTTTTGAGCGTCTGCTGGCGCAGGCGCAGGCGGCGGCAGCCCCTGCTCCGGCCTATCGCGTGAAACGGGGTGACACGCTTTCCCACATTATCCGGCAGTCCCTGCGCGAGGCGGGACAGAACCCCTCGACCGCGGAATTGTATGCCGCCGTGCATAAGGTCGCGACGGCCAACAACCTGGTCGATGCCAACGTGATCCATCCGGGCCAGACCATCGACTTGAGCGTTATCCTTCCACAGATGACACTCGCCTCAGCCGCCGCGCCCGCCCCCGAGCCGCCCGCCGCGCCCGCCCCCGAGCCCAGTCCGGAACCCGCGTCAACCCCGGAGCCCGCTGACCCGGGCAGGTCTCTCGAAGAGGCCCTGCCCCTTTCCGCGAGGGCCACGCTTCCCGAGCGCGTCCCCGCGGCGGCATTGACGCGCCCGGCCTCACGGACGTCGTTTAGCGCAGCGCGTTCCGGCAGGAGAGGCGTTTCCCGGTCCATGGGTGGTCCTGCCGCCCCGCACGCCGACCCGACGGCATTCCAATTGACGGCTGCGTATTCCCTGCTCGATCCGACGCTGGCCGGGTTCCCGGCCACGCCCGTGTCGAGGCCGGTCCGCGCCGTGCCAGCTGTTCCGGCGGCCTCAAGCACGACCCCTTGGAGCGCACTGCTGGACACGGAAGGCCGGATCACGTCTGACTTTGGTCCCCGTCTCGATCCCTTCACCGGCCGGCCCGATTACCACGACGGCATCGATATCGCTGCGGATTTCGGGTCGCGCATCCGGCCGGCGGGTTCCGGCGTGGTCACGTTCAGCGGCTGGCGGCCGGGTTACGGCAAGATGGTAAGCGTGCGTCATGACGATGGAACGGAAACCGTCTACGGCCATAACGCCGCAAACCTGGTCGAAGCCGGCGACCGCGTCACACACGAGTCCGTGATCGCATTATTGGGCAACACGGGCCGGTCCACGGGCCCGCATGTGCATTTCGAGGTTCGCGTACGCGGACGCGCGGTCGACCCGGTGCAGTACCTTTCAACCGGACAAGCCACGCTGCAGTAA
- the rbsK gene encoding ribokinase has product MSNRKVVVVGSANIDLVTRVARSPKPGESLIGRSFMTVTGGKGANQAVAAARLGAATVFIGCVGADAFGAMQRDCLAAAGVDVGHLKSHPTEPTGTAVILVADEGQNSIVVTPAANLGLLPEDVWALEPVIAAADALLLQLEIRLDTVETALDIARKHNVLAILDAGPAQAVPESLIAKADIVSPNETEAEAMTGMAVTSIEEARNAAVRLRAMGAREVVMKLGARGAFYLAEDELHVSAFRIEPVDTTAAGDAFTAALALAWNALPLPQALRFANAAGALAAMTAGAQPSMPTREAVSRFLADRP; this is encoded by the coding sequence GTGTCCAACAGGAAAGTCGTTGTTGTTGGCAGCGCCAATATCGATTTGGTTACGCGCGTCGCGCGCAGTCCGAAACCCGGCGAATCGCTTATCGGGCGCTCGTTCATGACCGTTACGGGCGGCAAAGGCGCCAATCAGGCCGTCGCGGCGGCGCGTCTCGGCGCGGCGACGGTGTTTATCGGTTGTGTGGGCGCCGACGCCTTCGGCGCGATGCAACGGGATTGTCTCGCCGCCGCGGGCGTCGATGTCGGGCATCTGAAATCACATCCCACGGAGCCCACCGGCACCGCCGTCATTCTCGTGGCGGATGAAGGGCAGAACTCGATTGTCGTGACGCCCGCCGCGAACCTGGGGCTGCTTCCGGAGGACGTGTGGGCGCTCGAACCGGTCATTGCCGCGGCGGATGCGCTGCTGCTGCAACTCGAAATCCGGCTCGATACCGTGGAAACGGCGCTGGATATCGCGCGCAAGCATAACGTGCTTGCCATTCTCGACGCGGGACCGGCGCAGGCCGTGCCTGAGAGCCTGATTGCCAAGGCGGACATCGTTTCGCCCAATGAGACGGAGGCGGAAGCCATGACCGGCATGGCGGTGACTTCGATCGAAGAGGCGCGGAACGCGGCTGTCCGGCTCCGCGCGATGGGCGCGCGCGAAGTCGTCATGAAACTGGGTGCGCGCGGTGCGTTCTACCTCGCCGAAGACGAACTCCATGTGTCCGCGTTCCGAATCGAGCCGGTGGACACGACCGCCGCGGGCGATGCGTTCACCGCGGCGCTTGCCCTGGCCTGGAATGCGCTGCCGCTGCCTCAAGCGCTGCGCTTCGCCAACGCCGCGGGCGCCCTGGCCGCCATGACGGCGGGCGCCCAGCCCTCGATGCCCACACGCGAGGCCGTGTCGCGGTTCCTCGCGGACAGGCCGTGA
- a CDS encoding carboxypeptidase regulatory-like domain-containing protein, whose amino-acid sequence MRSWVILVLVAALVVEVRLAFLIDHDVPLEPNPMSQVIALAGLEQGDVTLGDQLAARAKVVEEARARAAQSPMPDLGIRLVRGVVVHEGRPVSDAAVSLEMRSITDGVNLDGYPSLPWPVTPWRIQTDGRGYFEFKRLPKSDFVVRAWHNGRLALAGVSFDESHLVWDGVLKLESAQPLGGKVVDAGGMPIADALVFPFVEGAAPQSGAYWLSFLPETTDAAGTFLFTHAPGACRFIVNAPGYGTWVTRACSPGTAAQIVAECGGGISGVLSRAHDQQPAANLAVRLEAVTYPLMARRTKTDLNGEFSFANLPAGDYRVALDTDRFAFASGTASVAVRAGASVSPRQALDVTRTQAARGRVVDETGAGVSGLTVAAWGASIVQAKTDFAGYYRLPRLVPGEYQVVLRGAAGLIVEAVPGTTITVQEGEDPSGPTFKVRPGAGKGRVIFQVLDSSGRAAGNAAIFYLAAPNGVAVPGADAMAGAVIADAEGRYVWEGVPRDWQFRAYASTGVMVSPLLERSHLGDRLEATVTMTLSEKAAAHLEAILAALRP is encoded by the coding sequence ATGCGAAGCTGGGTGATCCTCGTGCTCGTGGCGGCCCTGGTTGTCGAGGTGCGTCTCGCGTTTCTCATCGACCACGACGTGCCCCTCGAGCCGAATCCCATGTCGCAGGTAATTGCGCTGGCCGGTCTCGAACAGGGCGACGTAACCCTCGGCGACCAACTGGCGGCGCGCGCCAAGGTGGTCGAGGAAGCCCGGGCCCGCGCCGCGCAAAGCCCGATGCCCGACCTCGGCATCCGCCTCGTGCGCGGCGTCGTAGTCCATGAAGGCCGGCCTGTCTCAGACGCGGCGGTCTCCTTGGAGATGCGGTCCATCACGGACGGCGTCAATCTGGACGGTTATCCTTCATTGCCGTGGCCGGTTACGCCTTGGCGCATACAAACGGATGGGCGCGGTTATTTTGAATTCAAGAGGCTGCCCAAGAGCGACTTCGTCGTGCGCGCCTGGCACAACGGACGCCTCGCGCTTGCCGGCGTATCATTTGATGAATCGCACTTGGTCTGGGATGGCGTGCTGAAACTCGAATCCGCCCAGCCGTTGGGCGGCAAGGTGGTCGATGCGGGGGGCATGCCCATCGCCGACGCGCTGGTCTTCCCCTTCGTGGAAGGCGCGGCGCCGCAGTCAGGCGCCTACTGGCTTTCTTTTCTGCCCGAGACCACGGACGCCGCCGGCACGTTCTTGTTCACGCATGCGCCGGGCGCGTGCCGGTTCATCGTGAATGCGCCGGGCTACGGCACATGGGTTACGCGCGCGTGTTCCCCCGGCACGGCTGCGCAGATTGTCGCGGAATGCGGCGGCGGCATCAGCGGTGTCTTGTCGCGTGCGCATGACCAGCAGCCCGCGGCCAATCTTGCCGTTCGCCTCGAAGCCGTTACCTACCCCCTGATGGCGCGCCGCACCAAGACGGACCTGAACGGGGAGTTCTCTTTTGCCAACCTGCCCGCGGGCGACTACCGTGTGGCCCTTGATACGGACCGGTTCGCCTTCGCGTCCGGCACGGCAAGTGTTGCCGTGCGCGCGGGCGCAAGCGTGTCGCCCCGCCAAGCCCTGGACGTGACCCGGACCCAGGCGGCCCGCGGCCGCGTGGTGGATGAGACGGGTGCGGGGGTATCTGGTCTCACGGTCGCGGCATGGGGAGCGAGCATCGTCCAGGCCAAGACCGATTTCGCGGGCTACTACCGACTGCCCCGTCTGGTTCCGGGCGAGTACCAGGTCGTCCTCCGCGGCGCGGCCGGGCTTATTGTCGAGGCCGTCCCGGGAACGACGATCACCGTCCAGGAAGGCGAGGACCCATCAGGCCCGACTTTCAAGGTGCGCCCCGGGGCAGGCAAAGGCCGGGTCATTTTCCAGGTCTTGGACAGCAGCGGACGCGCCGCCGGAAACGCAGCGATTTTCTACCTGGCCGCGCCGAACGGCGTTGCGGTGCCGGGGGCAGACGCGATGGCGGGCGCCGTAATTGCCGACGCCGAGGGCCGCTACGTATGGGAAGGCGTGCCGCGCGACTGGCAATTTCGCGCCTATGCCTCAACGGGTGTCATGGTGAGCCCGTTGCTCGAGCGGTCCCACTTGGGCGACCGCCTCGAAGCAACGGTTACGATGACCCTGTCTGAAAAAGCGGCTGCGCATCTCGAGGCCATCCTGGCCGCCTTGCGCCCGTGA
- a CDS encoding acetate--CoA ligase family protein has translation MLEALLCPETVAVIGASRTPGKVGHAILANLVKSGFGGTIVPVNPTTREIMGLACYEDPRAAGVEVDLSIIVVPPGAVLTAVEASAAAGAKAVAVITAGFKEVGKDGAQLEQDLAAACRDKGLRLLGPNCLGLINTENRMNASFAVQTPKPGRISVISQSGALCTAILDWSIGRGVGLAKLISIGNKADLCEVDLLSALAEDEQTRVIACYLESITAGDEFIRVAEAVASVKPVVILKAGTTAAGGKAASSHTGSLAGADIAYGAAFRRAGVVRADDFESLFDYAMALAMQPLPRGDNVAIITNAGGPGIMAADAVETRGMKVRPLHQEISSSLKEKLPAAASVGNPIDVLGDADPERYAIALDAALDDGGVDGVVVILTPQAMSKPAETARAIIQRIRGTKPVLAAFMGGADVMPAREEFVAANLPDYPAPERAVAALKAMCDYAAWRRRPPRVVTRFPVNRRRVERVLARMARAKRREVGEADAKEILRAYDFHVPPGQVARSAEEAVAIADRVTYPVAMKIVSPDIIHKSDFGGVRLGLSNAGQVADAFDLMMVRISRRAPEAKLTGVYIERMCKPGREVILGMHRDPQFGPMLMFGLGGIFVEVMKDVSFHLAPITQEEAMEMLMGTRSYALLKGARGQGAVDLGAIAGALQRISQLATDFPQILEMDINPFIVGEVGTPPVVADARLTLAGVE, from the coding sequence ATGCTGGAAGCGCTGCTATGTCCTGAAACCGTAGCCGTGATTGGCGCATCGCGCACGCCGGGTAAGGTGGGGCATGCGATCTTGGCCAACCTCGTCAAGAGTGGATTTGGCGGCACGATAGTGCCGGTCAACCCGACGACGCGCGAGATCATGGGCCTGGCCTGCTACGAGGACCCGCGCGCGGCAGGCGTAGAGGTGGATTTAAGCATTATTGTAGTGCCGCCGGGCGCGGTGCTGACGGCGGTCGAGGCGTCGGCGGCCGCGGGCGCGAAAGCGGTGGCGGTCATCACGGCCGGCTTCAAGGAAGTGGGCAAGGACGGGGCGCAGCTGGAACAGGACCTGGCGGCGGCGTGCCGGGACAAGGGTTTGCGCCTGCTGGGGCCCAATTGCCTTGGCCTGATCAATACCGAGAACCGGATGAACGCGTCGTTTGCGGTGCAAACGCCGAAACCGGGCCGCATCTCCGTTATTTCGCAATCCGGCGCGTTGTGCACGGCAATCCTGGACTGGTCAATCGGGCGCGGGGTGGGTCTCGCCAAATTGATCAGCATCGGCAATAAAGCGGACTTGTGCGAAGTGGACCTGCTCTCCGCGCTGGCGGAAGACGAACAGACACGCGTGATCGCGTGCTATCTGGAAAGCATCACGGCGGGCGACGAATTCATCCGCGTGGCGGAAGCGGTGGCCTCCGTCAAGCCCGTGGTCATTCTCAAGGCGGGCACGACAGCGGCGGGCGGCAAGGCGGCCAGTTCGCATACGGGCAGCCTCGCGGGCGCGGACATTGCCTATGGCGCGGCGTTCCGCCGTGCGGGCGTGGTGCGGGCGGATGATTTCGAGTCGCTGTTCGATTATGCGATGGCGCTGGCGATGCAGCCGCTGCCGCGCGGCGACAACGTGGCCATTATCACGAACGCGGGCGGGCCGGGGATCATGGCCGCGGACGCGGTCGAGACGCGGGGCATGAAGGTCCGCCCGTTGCACCAGGAGATTTCGTCGTCGCTGAAGGAAAAACTGCCGGCGGCGGCCAGCGTCGGAAACCCCATCGACGTGCTGGGCGACGCCGACCCGGAACGTTACGCGATTGCGCTTGATGCGGCGCTGGACGACGGGGGCGTGGACGGCGTCGTGGTGATTCTTACGCCGCAGGCCATGTCAAAGCCCGCGGAGACGGCGCGCGCGATCATCCAGCGCATCCGGGGCACGAAACCCGTGCTGGCGGCGTTCATGGGCGGCGCGGATGTCATGCCGGCGCGCGAGGAGTTCGTCGCGGCGAACCTGCCGGACTACCCGGCGCCGGAACGGGCGGTGGCCGCGCTGAAGGCTATGTGCGACTACGCGGCGTGGCGGCGCCGGCCGCCGCGCGTGGTGACGCGGTTCCCGGTGAACCGGCGGCGCGTCGAGCGCGTGCTCGCGCGCATGGCCCGCGCCAAACGGCGGGAGGTGGGCGAGGCGGACGCGAAGGAAATCCTGCGCGCCTATGATTTTCACGTGCCGCCCGGCCAGGTCGCGCGAAGCGCGGAAGAAGCCGTGGCCATCGCGGACCGCGTCACTTACCCAGTGGCAATGAAGATCGTCTCGCCGGACATCATCCACAAATCGGATTTCGGCGGGGTGCGGCTGGGCTTGTCAAACGCGGGCCAGGTAGCCGACGCGTTTGACCTCATGATGGTCCGAATCTCGCGGCGCGCGCCGGAGGCGAAGCTGACCGGCGTATATATCGAGCGCATGTGCAAGCCGGGCCGGGAAGTTATCCTGGGGATGCACCGGGACCCGCAATTCGGCCCGATGCTGATGTTCGGCCTCGGCGGCATCTTCGTAGAGGTGATGAAGGACGTCAGTTTCCACCTCGCGCCGATCACGCAGGAAGAGGCCATGGAGATGTTGATGGGCACGCGGTCCTACGCGCTGTTGAAGGGCGCGCGCGGCCAAGGCGCGGTGGACCTGGGCGCGATTGCGGGCGCCTTGCAGCGCATCAGCCAGTTGGCCACCGATTTCCCGCAAATACTGGAAATGGATATCAACCCGTTCATCGTGGGGGAAGTTGGCACGCCGCCCGTCGTGGCGGATGCGCGCCTGACCCTCGCGGGAGTTGAGTAA
- a CDS encoding GNAT family N-acetyltransferase, whose product MSDTRPLSYDPNWQEKYADMIVTAREAVASIQPGQRIFIGTGCGQPLELVRSLVERSRDLADTEIVHLLTMGDAPYAVRELAAHFSVNSFFISQNVRDIIQEGLGGYTPIFLSDIPQLFKTGQLPLDVALIQVTPPDQDGMCSLGISVDIVKSAAENSRLVIAQINPQMPRTHGDSLLHVYDFDFLVPVDVPLIEVPAPDPTPVTREIGEFIAGLIEDGSTIEIGIGRIPQSVLEFLRGRKDLGIHTEMFTDALIDLIEAGAISGERKSLDRGKIVASFALGTKRLYDYVDNNPRFSFNPTEYVNDPFVIAQQHKMVAVNVALEVDLTGQVCADSLGTRFYSGIGGQVDFNRGAARSHGGKAIIALPSTARDGAVSRIVTHLSQGAGVVTTRGDVHYVVTEYGSAYLHGKSVQERALALISIAHPKYREKLLREAIEAKYVRPEMADFGNKIVVGPKDIRTTYLLHDGTQLTVRPVHPTDEPRVRELFYSLSHESLYTRFMSRMKWVPRKQVQEFVYIDHRNEVSIVATVLDADGEEIVAIGGYYLESHTNRAEVAFVVRDAWQSLGIGSFLFKHLTNIARRNGIAGFTAEVLRENKAMQNVFNNSGLKIRTELSQGVYHYEMGFE is encoded by the coding sequence ATGAGCGACACACGCCCCCTCAGCTACGACCCCAATTGGCAGGAAAAATACGCCGACATGATCGTGACGGCCCGGGAGGCCGTCGCGTCGATCCAGCCGGGCCAGCGTATCTTCATCGGCACGGGCTGCGGCCAGCCGCTGGAATTGGTGCGCTCGCTGGTCGAACGTTCGCGCGACCTGGCGGACACGGAGATCGTGCACCTGCTGACCATGGGCGATGCGCCCTACGCAGTGCGCGAACTCGCCGCGCATTTTTCCGTCAATAGCTTCTTCATCTCGCAAAACGTGCGCGATATCATCCAGGAAGGGCTGGGCGGATACACGCCGATCTTCCTTTCGGACATTCCGCAGCTGTTCAAGACCGGCCAATTGCCGCTGGACGTGGCCTTGATCCAGGTAACGCCGCCGGACCAGGACGGCATGTGCAGTCTGGGCATCTCGGTGGATATCGTAAAGAGCGCGGCGGAGAATTCGCGCCTCGTGATCGCACAAATCAACCCGCAAATGCCGCGCACGCACGGCGACAGCCTGCTGCACGTCTATGACTTCGATTTTCTCGTGCCGGTGGACGTGCCGCTCATCGAGGTTCCCGCGCCGGACCCGACGCCCGTCACGCGCGAAATTGGCGAATTCATCGCCGGGCTCATCGAGGACGGGTCGACCATCGAAATTGGCATCGGGCGCATCCCGCAGTCCGTGCTCGAGTTTCTGCGCGGCCGCAAGGACCTGGGCATCCACACCGAGATGTTCACTGACGCGCTGATCGACCTGATCGAGGCCGGGGCCATTTCGGGCGAGCGGAAGAGCCTTGACCGCGGGAAAATCGTGGCCAGTTTCGCGCTGGGCACCAAGCGCCTGTACGACTACGTCGACAACAACCCCAGGTTTTCGTTCAATCCGACGGAGTACGTCAATGACCCGTTCGTAATCGCGCAACAGCACAAGATGGTCGCGGTCAATGTCGCGCTCGAGGTCGATCTTACAGGCCAGGTCTGCGCCGATTCGCTGGGCACGCGCTTCTACTCGGGCATCGGCGGGCAGGTAGACTTCAACCGCGGTGCGGCGCGTTCGCACGGCGGCAAGGCGATCATCGCGCTGCCCTCGACGGCCCGCGACGGCGCCGTGTCGCGCATCGTGACACACCTGAGCCAGGGCGCGGGCGTGGTGACGACGCGCGGCGACGTGCACTACGTCGTTACCGAGTACGGGTCCGCCTATCTGCACGGGAAGAGCGTGCAAGAGCGGGCGCTCGCGCTGATCAGCATCGCGCATCCAAAGTATCGCGAGAAGTTGCTGCGCGAGGCCATCGAGGCGAAATACGTGCGGCCGGAAATGGCCGACTTCGGCAACAAGATCGTCGTCGGACCGAAGGATATCCGCACCACGTACCTGCTGCATGACGGCACGCAACTCACCGTGCGGCCCGTGCACCCGACGGACGAGCCGCGCGTCCGCGAACTCTTCTATTCGCTGTCGCATGAGTCTCTGTACACCCGTTTCATGAGCCGCATGAAATGGGTGCCGCGCAAGCAGGTGCAGGAGTTCGTCTACATCGACCACCGCAACGAGGTCTCGATCGTGGCGACCGTCCTGGACGCGGACGGCGAAGAGATCGTGGCGATCGGCGGCTACTACCTGGAATCGCACACGAACCGTGCCGAAGTGGCGTTCGTCGTGCGTGACGCGTGGCAAAGCCTGGGCATCGGGTCGTTCTTGTTCAAACACCTGACGAATATCGCGCGCCGCAACGGCATCGCGGGCTTTACCGCGGAAGTGCTCCGCGAGAACAAGGCCATGCAGAACGTATTCAATAACAGCGGCCTGAAAATCCGGACCGAACTCAGCCAGGGCGTCTACCATTACGAGATGGGATTCGAATAG
- a CDS encoding ATP-binding protein, with translation MLELSLHILDLLENATRAGATVVYVGIVEDAARNRLEIQVEDNGPGLSAAPEQALDPFYTTKKGKKTGLGLSFFRAAAEQAGGSLNVGESELGGVAVHVCMQLNHVDRAPLGDLAETFRSLVLTHPEIDFCCHVQCASGETLVRTSEVLAELGPDGASEFAVARAVAERIRAAVTPLRA, from the coding sequence TTGCTTGAACTCTCCCTGCATATCCTGGACTTGCTCGAGAACGCTACGCGCGCGGGCGCGACCGTGGTCTATGTGGGCATTGTTGAGGATGCCGCGCGCAACCGGCTCGAGATTCAGGTCGAGGACAACGGCCCCGGCCTGAGCGCCGCGCCCGAGCAGGCGCTCGACCCCTTTTACACCACGAAGAAAGGCAAGAAGACCGGGCTGGGCCTGAGTTTCTTCCGCGCCGCCGCGGAGCAGGCGGGCGGCTCGCTGAATGTGGGCGAGTCCGAACTGGGGGGCGTCGCGGTGCATGTCTGCATGCAGTTGAACCATGTGGACCGCGCGCCGCTGGGCGACCTCGCGGAGACGTTCCGCAGTCTCGTGCTCACCCACCCCGAGATCGATTTCTGCTGCCACGTGCAATGCGCCAGCGGCGAGACGCTTGTCCGCACCTCGGAAGTACTTGCCGAACTCGGGCCGGACGGGGCCAGCGAATTCGCCGTGGCGCGCGCCGTAGCGGAACGGATTCGCGCGGCGGTGACCCCGCTGCGCGCGTGA
- a CDS encoding PHP domain-containing protein, translating into MRRYAADLHVHTALSPCADEAMSPPRVVLAAMDAGLDIIAICDHNTAGNVAAAQEVAEGPGEGRVLVIPGIEITTAEEVHVVALFPDADTAMCASEVILAGFPCFDRDSRRYGRQLIMNGDGDIVGEEPRILSAASQMPLAEAVAFVRGNGGLVIAAHVDRPSFSVGSQLGFFPPDVHFDAIEISTAGLAQGRDAEFRALGLPVVTGSDSHSLELVGASRSYCYLETAAFHEIAAALRGAGGRSVGLA; encoded by the coding sequence GTGAGACGTTACGCCGCAGATCTGCATGTGCATACGGCGCTGTCGCCCTGCGCCGATGAGGCCATGTCGCCGCCCCGGGTCGTGCTGGCGGCCATGGATGCAGGGCTCGATATCATCGCCATCTGCGACCACAATACGGCGGGCAACGTCGCGGCCGCGCAAGAGGTTGCGGAAGGCCCCGGCGAAGGGCGTGTCCTCGTGATTCCCGGCATCGAAATCACGACGGCGGAGGAAGTGCACGTCGTGGCCCTGTTTCCCGATGCGGACACCGCCATGTGCGCGTCCGAGGTCATTCTCGCCGGGTTCCCTTGCTTCGACCGGGATTCCCGCCGTTACGGGCGCCAGTTGATCATGAACGGCGACGGCGACATCGTCGGGGAAGAGCCGCGCATTCTGTCCGCCGCGTCGCAGATGCCGCTGGCGGAGGCGGTGGCTTTCGTCCGCGGCAACGGCGGGCTGGTCATCGCCGCGCACGTGGACCGGCCCTCTTTCTCCGTGGGCAGTCAGTTGGGGTTCTTCCCGCCGGATGTCCACTTCGATGCGATCGAGATTTCCACGGCGGGCCTGGCGCAGGGCCGTGACGCAGAGTTTCGCGCGTTGGGCCTTCCGGTCGTTACCGGGTCCGACAGTCACAGCCTCGAACTGGTCGGTGCGTCCCGGTCGTACTGTTATCTGGAAACGGCGGCTTTTCACGAAATCGCCGCCGCGCTGCGCGGCGCCGGGGGGAGGTCGGTGGGCCTTGCTTGA
- a CDS encoding serine kinase has protein sequence MKLKNIVETLGLELLTPEAPLDAAREIEAGYVSDLLSDVLAHGPEDGLLVTVQVHMNVIAVSVHAGLAGVIFAMGRRPEETVRAKAVEEGVALFASPEPAFDIAGRLYALGLRGRHA, from the coding sequence ATGAAGCTGAAGAACATAGTCGAAACACTGGGTCTTGAACTGCTCACGCCGGAGGCGCCCCTGGATGCGGCGCGCGAGATCGAGGCGGGGTACGTTTCGGACCTGCTGAGCGACGTGCTGGCTCATGGGCCGGAGGACGGCCTGCTCGTTACCGTGCAAGTGCACATGAACGTCATCGCCGTGTCTGTCCATGCCGGGCTGGCCGGCGTTATTTTCGCAATGGGCCGCCGCCCGGAAGAAACCGTGCGCGCGAAGGCGGTCGAGGAGGGCGTCGCGCTGTTCGCCTCGCCTGAGCCCGCTTTCGATATTGCAGGGCGGCTTTATGCGCTCGGACTGCGAGGGCGCCATGCGTGA